From Cellulophaga lytica DSM 7489, a single genomic window includes:
- the msrB gene encoding peptide-methionine (R)-S-oxide reductase MsrB, with the protein MSKKYTVEKTEEEWKALLPEQSYNVLRNKGTEYPHTGEFNLHFKDGSYNCKGCNAKLFEADHKFESGCGWPSFDEAVEGAIEYIKDTSHGMTRVETVCANCGGHLGHVFDDGPQETTGQRYCINSASLNFNPSLKK; encoded by the coding sequence ATGAGTAAAAAATATACAGTAGAAAAAACCGAAGAAGAATGGAAAGCTCTGCTTCCTGAACAGTCTTACAACGTTTTAAGAAACAAAGGAACAGAATACCCACACACCGGCGAATTTAATCTTCATTTTAAAGATGGAAGCTACAATTGCAAAGGCTGTAATGCTAAACTTTTTGAAGCGGATCATAAATTTGAAAGCGGTTGCGGCTGGCCTTCTTTTGATGAAGCAGTAGAAGGCGCTATTGAATACATAAAAGACACTAGTCATGGTATGACAAGAGTAGAAACCGTTTGTGCTAATTGTGGCGGACATTTAGGTCACGTTTTTGATGATGGCCCACAAGAAACTACTGGGCAACGTTACTGCATAAATTCTGCTAGTTTAAATTTTAATCCGTCTTTAAAAAAATAA
- the lpdA gene encoding dihydrolipoyl dehydrogenase translates to MSNFDVIVLGSGPGGYVTAIRASQLGLKTAIVEKESLGGVCLNWGCIPTKALIKSAQVFEYLKHAGDYGLNAENVDKDFGAIIKRSRGVAEGMSKGVQFLMKKNKIEVIKGYGTLKAGKKIAVKDADGKETEYSADHIVVATGARSRELPSLPQDGKKIIGYREAMSLPEQPKKMVVVGSGAIGMEFAYFYNSIGTEVTVVEYLPNVVPVEDQDISKQLERSFKKAGIKVKTSSEVTKVDTSGNGVSVYVKTSKGEEIIQADVVLSAVGIKTNIENIGLENVGIATDRDKIMVNDYYQTNIPGYYAIGDVTPGPALAHVASAEGILCVEKIAGMHVEPIDYGNIPGCTYCIPEVASVGLTEKQAKEKGFDLKIGKFPFSASGKAKASGTPDGFVKVIFDAKYGEWLGCHMIGAGVTDMIAEAVVARKLETTGHEILKAIHPHPTMSEAVMEAVADAYDEVIHL, encoded by the coding sequence ATGAGCAATTTTGATGTTATTGTTTTAGGTAGTGGACCAGGTGGTTATGTAACTGCTATTAGAGCTTCACAATTAGGTTTAAAAACAGCTATTGTAGAAAAAGAAAGTTTAGGCGGTGTATGTCTAAATTGGGGTTGTATCCCTACCAAAGCATTAATTAAATCTGCTCAGGTTTTTGAGTATTTAAAACACGCTGGTGACTATGGTTTAAATGCTGAAAATGTTGATAAAGATTTTGGAGCCATTATTAAGCGTAGTCGTGGTGTTGCTGAAGGGATGAGTAAAGGAGTTCAATTTTTAATGAAGAAAAACAAAATTGAAGTCATAAAAGGTTACGGTACTTTAAAAGCTGGTAAAAAAATAGCTGTTAAAGATGCAGATGGTAAAGAAACCGAATATAGCGCAGACCACATTGTTGTTGCAACTGGCGCACGTAGTAGAGAGTTACCAAGTTTACCGCAAGACGGTAAAAAAATTATAGGATACAGAGAAGCAATGTCTTTACCAGAACAACCTAAAAAAATGGTAGTAGTTGGTAGTGGTGCAATAGGTATGGAGTTTGCATACTTTTACAACTCTATAGGTACAGAAGTTACTGTGGTAGAATATTTACCTAATGTAGTACCTGTAGAAGACCAAGATATCTCTAAACAATTAGAGCGTAGCTTTAAAAAAGCTGGCATTAAAGTTAAAACTTCTTCAGAGGTTACTAAAGTAGATACTTCTGGCAACGGAGTTAGTGTTTACGTAAAAACAAGCAAAGGAGAAGAAATTATACAAGCAGATGTTGTTTTATCTGCTGTAGGTATTAAAACTAACATAGAAAACATTGGTTTAGAAAACGTTGGTATTGCTACAGACAGAGACAAAATTATGGTAAATGATTATTACCAAACTAACATACCTGGTTACTACGCAATTGGAGACGTTACTCCAGGACCAGCTTTAGCACACGTTGCTTCTGCAGAAGGTATTCTTTGTGTAGAAAAAATAGCAGGTATGCACGTAGAACCTATAGATTATGGTAACATTCCTGGTTGTACATACTGTATTCCTGAGGTTGCCTCTGTTGGTTTAACAGAAAAACAAGCAAAAGAAAAAGGATTTGACTTAAAAATAGGTAAATTCCCATTCTCTGCTAGTGGAAAAGCAAAAGCCTCTGGCACTCCAGATGGTTTTGTAAAAGTTATTTTTGATGCTAAATACGGTGAGTGGTTAGGTTGCCATATGATTGGTGCTGGTGTTACAGATATGATTGCAGAAGCAGTTGTTGCACGTAAACTAGAAACTACTGGTCATGAAATACTAAAAGCTATACACCCGCACCCAACAATGAGTGAAGCTGTTATGGAAGCCGTAGCAGATGCTTATGACGAGGTTATACACTTGTAG
- a CDS encoding M48 family metallopeptidase: MRKIFLVLTIFIAVSACKTNPFTGKKTLNMYPNSSIFPTAFAQYDQFLNENKTITGTSEAKMITSVGQRIASAAERWLTANGYPGYLKDYKWEYNLVDDATVNAWCMPGGKIVFYTGILPICQDETGIAVVMGHEVAHALADHGAQRMSAGQLQQIGAVAGNVLIKDEGTKNTFNQAYGIGSQVGVMLPFSRGHETEADRIGLQIMAIAGYNPDEAAELWKRMKANSGGQSQPEFMSTHPSNDTRINNLTQWAPAAKEEAKKFGVTSFK; encoded by the coding sequence ATGAGAAAAATATTTTTAGTATTAACTATTTTTATAGCGGTTTCTGCTTGTAAAACAAATCCGTTTACAGGTAAAAAAACATTGAATATGTATCCTAACAGTTCAATATTTCCTACTGCTTTTGCGCAATATGATCAATTTTTAAATGAAAATAAAACAATAACAGGTACTAGCGAGGCAAAAATGATAACTTCTGTTGGGCAACGTATAGCCTCTGCTGCAGAACGTTGGTTAACGGCAAACGGCTATCCGGGTTATTTAAAAGATTATAAATGGGAATATAATTTGGTAGATGATGCAACTGTAAATGCTTGGTGTATGCCAGGTGGTAAAATTGTTTTTTACACAGGTATTTTACCAATTTGTCAAGATGAAACAGGTATAGCTGTTGTAATGGGGCATGAGGTAGCACATGCGTTAGCTGATCATGGGGCGCAGCGTATGTCTGCAGGACAGCTACAACAAATTGGAGCAGTTGCCGGTAATGTTTTAATTAAGGACGAAGGAACAAAAAATACATTTAACCAAGCATATGGCATAGGGTCCCAAGTAGGGGTAATGTTACCTTTTAGTAGAGGTCATGAAACTGAAGCAGACCGTATTGGATTGCAAATTATGGCTATTGCTGGTTATAACCCAGATGAAGCAGCAGAGCTTTGGAAAAGAATGAAAGCAAATAGTGGAGGACAGTCTCAGCCAGAATTTATGAGTACGCACCCATCTAACGACACAAGAATAAATAACTTAACACAATGGGCACCTGCAGCTAAGGAAGAAGCCAAAAAATTTGGAGTAACTTCTTTTAAGTAA
- a CDS encoding MFS transporter, which translates to MTSIALVKGSKKLLNAWAFYDWANSVYSLVIASAIFPIFYGALFRAANIEKVTVFGGEIARAPLISYTTSLAFVFIAIITPLISGVADYLGNKRMFMKFFCYLGGVSCIGLYWFSLENIYFGLVCFFMGLVGFWVSFAINNSYLPDVAHPEQMDAISAKGFSMGYAGSVLLLLFNLLMVMRPEIFGIETDTNGIAELKAMKYSFVTVGIWWIIFSQYTFYYLPKGNKQEGDRSNVILNGFKELKGVWGQLGSQVKLKRYLIAFFVYSMAVQTVMLIATYFGEEEIAWGTDKERTTGLIVSILVIQIVAILGALVTAAASKKFGNVKTLAVVNILWVVICVYAFFMVTPIDFYIGAGCVGLVMGGIQALSRSTYSKFLPNTKDTTSFFSFYDVAEKIGIVIGTFLYGFVAQVTGSMRNAIVFLAIFFIAGVVLLLRVNKK; encoded by the coding sequence ATGACCAGTATTGCATTAGTAAAAGGAAGCAAAAAACTTTTAAACGCCTGGGCCTTTTATGATTGGGCAAACTCTGTTTACAGTTTAGTTATAGCATCTGCAATATTTCCTATTTTTTATGGAGCCCTATTTAGGGCTGCTAACATAGAAAAAGTAACCGTATTTGGCGGCGAAATTGCCAGGGCTCCTTTAATTAGTTATACCACATCATTAGCGTTTGTTTTTATAGCTATTATTACACCTTTAATTTCTGGAGTAGCAGATTATTTAGGAAATAAAAGGATGTTTATGAAGTTCTTTTGCTATTTAGGAGGTGTGTCTTGTATTGGTTTGTATTGGTTTTCATTAGAAAATATATACTTTGGTTTGGTTTGTTTTTTTATGGGGTTGGTTGGTTTTTGGGTAAGTTTTGCTATAAACAATTCTTATTTGCCAGATGTTGCGCATCCAGAACAAATGGATGCTATTAGTGCCAAAGGTTTTTCTATGGGGTATGCGGGTAGTGTTTTGCTATTACTTTTTAATTTACTTATGGTAATGAGGCCAGAAATTTTTGGTATTGAGACAGATACTAATGGTATTGCAGAACTAAAAGCAATGAAGTATTCTTTTGTTACTGTTGGTATTTGGTGGATAATTTTTAGTCAATATACATTTTATTATTTGCCAAAAGGTAATAAGCAAGAAGGTGACCGCAGTAATGTAATTTTAAATGGATTTAAAGAATTAAAAGGAGTTTGGGGGCAACTTGGAAGTCAGGTTAAATTAAAGCGTTATTTAATAGCTTTTTTTGTGTATAGTATGGCTGTACAAACAGTAATGCTAATTGCTACTTATTTTGGAGAAGAAGAAATTGCTTGGGGGACAGATAAAGAGCGTACAACAGGCTTAATAGTTAGTATTTTAGTGATACAAATAGTTGCCATTCTTGGTGCATTAGTAACAGCAGCAGCATCTAAAAAGTTTGGAAATGTAAAAACACTTGCAGTAGTAAATATATTATGGGTAGTAATATGTGTTTATGCCTTTTTTATGGTAACACCTATAGATTTTTATATTGGTGCAGGCTGTGTAGGTTTGGTTATGGGTGGTATACAAGCATTGTCTAGGTCTACTTACTCTAAGTTTTTACCAAATACTAAAGATACTACGTCTTTTTTTAGTTTTTATGATGTTGCCGAAAAAATTGGAATTGTAATTGGTACTTTTTTATACGGTTTTGTGGCGCAAGTTACAGGTAGTATGCGTAATGCTATTGTGTTTTTAGCAATATTTTTTATTGCTGGGGTTGTATTGCTTTTACGTGTAAATAAGAAGTAA
- a CDS encoding head GIN domain-containing protein codes for MKKILTLSLALSIAITANAQWGKRVKGNGNIITDSRNVGDYEVISVSGFFDVELIDGKEGKITLHGDENIISHIKTEVKNGKLVIKAEKGMNLSPSRNSKLLVTVPVEHINEATLSGSGDIIGKTTLVSNTFKTSISGSGDINLKVKTKELKASMSGSGDINLSGSATDFTVRVSGSGDISAYDLEADYVKALVSGSADIKVTAKETIDARVSGSGDIKYRGNPKKIESKTSGSGGVSKG; via the coding sequence ATGAAAAAAATACTAACACTTAGCTTAGCTTTATCTATAGCAATTACAGCAAATGCACAATGGGGCAAACGCGTTAAAGGAAACGGAAACATTATTACAGACTCTAGAAATGTAGGTGATTATGAAGTAATATCTGTATCTGGTTTTTTTGATGTAGAACTTATAGATGGTAAAGAAGGAAAAATTACACTTCACGGAGATGAAAATATTATAAGCCACATTAAAACCGAAGTTAAGAATGGTAAACTTGTGATTAAAGCTGAAAAAGGAATGAATTTATCTCCATCTAGAAACAGTAAATTATTAGTTACCGTACCTGTAGAACATATTAATGAAGCCACATTATCTGGCTCTGGAGATATTATTGGCAAAACAACATTAGTAAGTAATACTTTTAAAACTAGTATATCTGGCTCAGGAGACATAAACCTAAAAGTTAAAACAAAAGAACTAAAAGCTAGTATGTCTGGATCTGGAGACATAAATCTTAGTGGCTCTGCTACCGACTTTACTGTTAGAGTTTCTGGTTCTGGAGACATCTCTGCATATGATTTAGAAGCAGACTATGTAAAAGCATTAGTATCTGGTTCTGCAGATATTAAGGTAACTGCAAAAGAAACTATAGACGCTAGAGTATCTGGTTCTGGAGATATTAAATACAGAGGTAATCCTAAAAAAATAGAAAGTAAAACCTCTGGTTCTGGTGGTGTTTCTAAAGGATAA
- a CDS encoding DUF3817 domain-containing protein, protein MIKAFRLIAILEGISYLLLFGVGMPLKYMADIKAPNIYIGNAHGVLFIAYAILAFFVCRHLKWGIKRYAILFIASLLPFGTFYIEEKYFSPKALKA, encoded by the coding sequence ATGATTAAAGCATTTAGACTTATTGCAATACTAGAAGGTATTTCTTATCTATTATTATTTGGTGTTGGCATGCCTTTAAAATATATGGCAGATATTAAAGCCCCTAACATTTATATTGGTAATGCACACGGTGTACTATTTATAGCTTATGCCATATTAGCATTTTTTGTATGCAGACATCTAAAATGGGGAATTAAAAGGTACGCTATCTTATTTATAGCGTCTTTACTACCTTTTGGTACATTTTATATTGAAGAAAAATATTTTAGCCCTAAAGCCTTAAAAGCATAG
- a CDS encoding MBL fold metallo-hydrolase, protein MMKTTKFAFLLPFLMFAAIVQSQSNDVKMQVDKLTPQMYMLTGQGGNIGVFVGEEYVLMIDDQFSRLSTKIKQAIKSITTKPIVYLLNTHMHGDHTGGNANFNNQTTTIIAHQKVRERLVNENEKALLSKKIDSVTAHKKLPEITFSDTMLLYDADETIMAIHVHNAHTDGDAQIYFSKNNVLHMGDTYFSGKYPYIDLNRGGSVGGYINALKKAAILANEDTKIIPGHGKLSNKKELESYILMLETIYVNVKKEIGAGKSLEQVIANKQITANYDATYAWSFISAEKIRETFYKSLMNK, encoded by the coding sequence ATGATGAAAACAACAAAATTTGCTTTTTTACTGCCATTTTTAATGTTTGCAGCAATTGTGCAATCACAGTCTAATGACGTAAAAATGCAAGTAGATAAGCTTACGCCGCAAATGTATATGTTAACAGGGCAAGGTGGTAACATAGGTGTTTTTGTTGGAGAAGAATATGTGTTAATGATAGATGACCAGTTTAGTAGGTTAAGCACAAAAATAAAGCAGGCAATAAAAAGCATTACAACTAAACCAATTGTATACTTGCTTAATACGCATATGCACGGAGACCACACTGGTGGCAATGCTAATTTTAACAACCAAACAACTACTATAATTGCACATCAAAAAGTTAGAGAACGATTGGTAAATGAGAATGAAAAGGCACTTTTGTCTAAAAAAATAGATTCTGTTACCGCACATAAGAAATTACCAGAAATTACATTTTCTGATACAATGTTGTTATATGATGCAGATGAAACTATAATGGCTATTCATGTGCATAACGCACATACAGATGGCGATGCGCAAATTTATTTTAGTAAAAATAATGTATTGCATATGGGAGACACCTATTTTTCTGGTAAATACCCTTATATAGATTTAAACCGTGGTGGTAGTGTAGGAGGTTATATAAATGCATTAAAGAAAGCGGCTATTTTAGCTAATGAAGACACAAAAATTATACCTGGTCACGGAAAATTATCAAATAAAAAAGAGTTAGAAAGTTATATTTTAATGTTAGAAACCATTTATGTTAATGTGAAGAAAGAAATTGGCGCAGGTAAAAGCCTAGAGCAAGTAATAGCTAATAAGCAAATTACTGCTAATTATGATGCTACTTATGCGTGGAGTTTTATATCTGCAGAAAAAATTAGAGAAACATTTTATAAAAGCTTAATGAATAAGTAG
- a CDS encoding outer membrane beta-barrel protein gives MKKLFIVAIAALGFTFGAQAQEGFGAGVNLGIPMGDLDDFYGFNAGVDIQYLGAVSETFYAGGTIGYSHYFGKTYDAGPGIEIEQEDIQFLPIAAVAKFMITEDFSVGTDLGYALGLKEDVDGGFYYRPKLGYRIADSIELNLSYAGISLDDDINASTFNIGFMFQL, from the coding sequence ATGAAAAAGTTATTTATTGTAGCTATCGCAGCTTTAGGATTTACTTTTGGAGCACAAGCTCAAGAAGGTTTTGGAGCAGGTGTTAATTTAGGTATTCCAATGGGAGATTTAGATGATTTTTATGGCTTTAATGCAGGTGTTGATATACAGTATTTAGGTGCTGTTTCAGAAACTTTTTATGCTGGGGGTACTATTGGGTATTCTCACTATTTTGGTAAAACTTATGATGCAGGTCCTGGTATTGAAATAGAGCAAGAAGATATTCAGTTTTTGCCAATTGCTGCCGTAGCTAAATTTATGATTACAGAAGATTTTTCTGTAGGTACAGATTTAGGTTATGCTCTTGGCCTTAAGGAAGATGTAGATGGTGGTTTTTATTACCGTCCTAAATTAGGTTATAGAATAGCAGATTCAATTGAGCTTAACTTATCATATGCTGGTATTAGTTTAGATGATGATATAAATGCATCTACTTTTAACATAGGATTTATGTTTCAGTTGTAA
- a CDS encoding DUF1572 family protein, translated as MSFVDDYKESMLFEFNRNKTMAEKTFDQLTNEDLHWTYGEADNSIAIIVKHMVGNMLSRWTNFFTEDGEKEWRNRESEFVAPYQNKEEMLLHWNKGWDCLFTAIDNINEDNFNTKIKIRAVEHSVMAAVSRQLAHYAGHIAQIAYVGRMLKGKKWQSLSIPTGKSEEFNKKMFGK; from the coding sequence ATGAGTTTTGTTGATGACTATAAAGAAAGTATGTTGTTTGAGTTTAACCGAAACAAAACAATGGCAGAAAAAACATTTGACCAACTTACCAATGAAGATTTGCATTGGACTTATGGTGAAGCAGACAATAGTATAGCTATAATAGTAAAACATATGGTAGGTAATATGCTCAGCAGGTGGACAAACTTTTTTACAGAAGACGGAGAAAAAGAATGGCGAAATAGAGAATCTGAGTTTGTTGCTCCATACCAAAATAAGGAAGAAATGCTACTACACTGGAACAAGGGTTGGGATTGCTTATTTACTGCAATAGATAATATAAACGAAGACAATTTTAATACTAAAATTAAAATTAGAGCTGTAGAGCATTCTGTAATGGCAGCAGTTAGCAGACAATTAGCACACTATGCTGGCCACATTGCCCAAATTGCATATGTTGGCAGAATGTTAAAAGGTAAAAAATGGCAATCACTATCTATACCTACAGGAAAATCTGAAGAGTTTAACAAAAAAATGTTTGGGAAATAA
- a CDS encoding diphthine--ammonia ligase encodes MHKTYFNWSSGKDSALALYKMQQSNAYKVDRLVTSVNSTFNRVSMHGLRLPLLEAQAKAIGLPLQTIMLNADVSMSSYNEVMKTTMQGLILKGYTHAVFGDIFLEDLKKYREDKLKEVGVKGVFPLWKQDTKALLKELLQLGFKAITVCVNAKLLDESFVGREVDESFFNDLPENVDPCGENGEFHTFVYDGPIFKQPVSFTVGEKVKKGYAPTTNKDDNCFKKDEDTTWDTSFWYCDLLPK; translated from the coding sequence ATGCATAAAACATATTTTAACTGGAGTAGTGGTAAAGACTCTGCCTTGGCATTGTATAAGATGCAACAGTCTAATGCGTATAAAGTAGATAGACTTGTAACTTCTGTAAACTCTACATTTAATAGGGTATCTATGCACGGTTTGCGTTTACCGCTTTTAGAGGCGCAAGCAAAAGCAATTGGTTTGCCTTTACAGACTATTATGTTAAATGCAGATGTGTCTATGTCTAGTTATAATGAGGTTATGAAAACCACAATGCAAGGTTTAATTCTTAAAGGTTATACACACGCTGTTTTTGGTGATATTTTTTTAGAAGATTTAAAAAAGTATAGAGAAGACAAACTCAAAGAAGTTGGAGTAAAAGGTGTTTTTCCGCTTTGGAAACAAGACACAAAAGCGTTGCTTAAAGAGTTGTTGCAATTGGGTTTTAAAGCAATTACAGTTTGTGTTAATGCTAAATTGTTAGATGAGTCTTTTGTTGGTAGAGAAGTAGATGAAAGTTTTTTTAATGATTTACCAGAGAATGTAGATCCTTGCGGAGAAAACGGAGAGTTTCATACGTTTGTGTATGATGGGCCTATTTTTAAGCAACCTGTGAGTTTTACAGTAGGCGAGAAAGTTAAAAAAGGATATGCGCCAACGACTAACAAAGATGACAATTGCTTTAAAAAAGATGAAGATACTACTTGGGATACTTCCTTTTGGTATTGTGATCTTTTGCCTAAATAA
- the aroQ gene encoding type II 3-dehydroquinate dehydratase codes for MKILIINGPNLNLLGKREPTIYGNTTFVDYFAKLQLNFKNVELSYYQSNIEGELISKIQEVGFSYDGIVLNAAAYTHTSIGIGDAIKAIETPVVEVHISNTFGREEFRHQSYISPVAKGIILGFGLQSYDLAIQSFLATK; via the coding sequence ATGAAAATACTTATAATCAATGGGCCAAACCTAAATCTTTTAGGTAAAAGAGAGCCAACAATATATGGTAACACAACGTTTGTAGATTATTTTGCTAAGCTACAACTTAACTTTAAAAATGTTGAGCTTAGTTATTACCAGTCTAATATAGAAGGTGAACTTATATCTAAAATACAAGAAGTTGGTTTTTCTTATGATGGTATTGTACTAAATGCAGCTGCTTACACGCATACATCTATTGGTATTGGAGATGCAATAAAAGCTATAGAAACCCCAGTTGTAGAGGTGCACATCTCTAATACATTTGGGCGTGAAGAATTTCGTCATCAATCTTATATATCTCCTGTTGCTAAAGGCATAATACTTGGTTTTGGCTTACAGAGTTATGACTTGGCTATACAGAGTTTTTTAGCTACAAAATAA
- the xerD gene encoding site-specific tyrosine recombinase XerD: MKWRQGLTDYQHFLKIERGLMENSITNYVLDVEKLITFLNKKNITESPISISKETTQQFIYEISASINPRSQARIISGLKSFFNYLIFEDYRADNPMDLIEAPKIGRKLPDTLSVEEINDLIDAIDLSKPEGERNRAMLETLYGCGLRVSELTNLRLSDLFFKEDFIRVTGKGDKQRFVPISNINKKYINIYKDEIRNHLNIKKGFEDILFLNRRGRQLTRAMIFTIIKQLAETIGLKKTISPHTLRHSFATHLLENGADLRAIQQMLGHESITTTEVYVHIDRKHLSQVIENYHPRK, encoded by the coding sequence ATGAAATGGAGACAGGGATTAACTGATTATCAACACTTTCTAAAAATTGAAAGAGGGTTAATGGAGAATTCTATTACGAATTACGTTTTAGATGTTGAAAAATTAATTACATTTTTAAACAAAAAAAACATCACCGAATCTCCTATTTCTATCTCTAAGGAAACTACACAGCAATTTATTTATGAAATTTCTGCAAGTATTAACCCTAGGTCGCAAGCAAGAATTATATCTGGCCTAAAAAGTTTTTTTAATTATTTAATTTTTGAAGATTACAGAGCAGACAATCCTATGGATTTAATAGAAGCTCCAAAAATTGGAAGAAAGCTGCCAGATACACTGTCTGTTGAGGAAATTAACGATTTAATAGATGCAATTGACCTAAGTAAACCAGAAGGTGAACGCAATAGAGCTATGTTAGAAACATTATATGGTTGCGGTCTACGTGTATCTGAGCTTACCAACTTAAGACTATCTGACTTATTTTTTAAAGAAGACTTTATAAGAGTTACAGGAAAGGGAGACAAACAACGTTTTGTTCCTATTAGCAACATTAATAAAAAGTACATTAATATATATAAGGATGAAATAAGAAATCATCTAAACATAAAAAAAGGGTTTGAAGATATTTTATTTTTAAACAGAAGAGGTAGGCAATTAACCCGTGCAATGATTTTTACAATTATTAAACAACTTGCAGAAACCATTGGGTTAAAAAAAACAATTAGTCCGCATACACTACGCCACTCATTTGCAACACATCTTTTAGAAAACGGAGCAGATTTAAGAGCTATACAACAAATGTTAGGTCACGAAAGTATTACAACAACTGAAGTATACGTACACATAGATAGAAAACACTTAAGCCAAGTTATTGAAAACTACCACCCTAGAAAATAA
- a CDS encoding RNA polymerase sigma factor — protein MSQQKEHINTLLLQCKEGKQSAQLEIYNRYYKAMHNTAYRIVKHSAEAEDIMQESFLSAFTKLHTYKGEVAFGAWLKRIVINNSIYQYRKQQKNTEVALDDIMYRVKDNDSSTIDNGETQLKAQKVMDAMKQLKDNYRISLTLHLIEGYDYEEISEIMNISYANCRTTISRAKESLRKQLTSACI, from the coding sequence TTGAGCCAACAAAAAGAACATATCAATACTTTATTGCTACAATGCAAAGAAGGTAAGCAAAGTGCACAACTAGAGATTTATAATAGGTATTATAAAGCAATGCACAATACTGCATACCGAATTGTAAAACACAGCGCTGAAGCAGAGGATATAATGCAAGAATCGTTTTTAAGTGCCTTTACAAAATTACATACCTATAAAGGTGAAGTAGCTTTTGGGGCTTGGTTAAAACGAATAGTAATTAACAATAGTATTTACCAATACAGAAAGCAACAAAAAAACACAGAAGTTGCTTTAGACGACATAATGTACAGGGTCAAAGATAATGATAGTAGTACAATAGATAATGGTGAAACACAATTGAAGGCTCAAAAAGTGATGGACGCCATGAAACAATTGAAAGACAATTATAGAATTTCTTTGACCTTACATTTAATTGAAGGGTATGACTATGAAGAAATAAGTGAAATAATGAATATTAGCTATGCAAATTGTAGAACTACAATTTCTAGAGCTAAAGAAAGTTTGCGTAAACAATTAACTAGCGCTTGCATATGA
- the msrB gene encoding peptide-methionine (R)-S-oxide reductase MsrB translates to MYKKLLILSVVALFLSCKGNSQKTKEATKKQTLAKVEKTDAEWKAQLTPLQYNVLRKAGTERAFSSELLNIKEKGIYSCAACNTPLFKSEHKFKSGTGWPSFDRTIEGNVAFDVDYKIGYKRTEEHCAVCGGHLGHVFNDGPKTTGERHCINGAALKFTPTK, encoded by the coding sequence ATGTATAAGAAATTACTGATTTTAAGTGTAGTAGCCCTATTTTTAAGTTGCAAAGGAAACTCGCAAAAAACAAAGGAAGCTACAAAAAAACAAACTTTAGCTAAAGTTGAAAAAACAGATGCAGAATGGAAAGCTCAATTAACTCCATTACAATATAACGTATTGCGTAAAGCAGGTACAGAACGTGCTTTTTCTAGCGAACTATTAAATATTAAAGAAAAAGGAATTTATAGTTGTGCTGCATGCAATACACCTTTATTTAAAAGCGAACATAAATTTAAATCTGGTACGGGATGGCCAAGTTTTGATAGAACAATAGAAGGCAATGTAGCTTTTGATGTTGATTATAAAATTGGATACAAGCGCACTGAGGAACATTGCGCTGTTTGTGGCGGACATTTAGGTCACGTTTTTAACGACGGACCAAAAACAACAGGAGAAAGACACTGTATTAATGGCGCTGCTTTAAAATTTACACCTACAAAATAA